In a single window of the Biomphalaria glabrata chromosome 5, xgBioGlab47.1, whole genome shotgun sequence genome:
- the LOC106051578 gene encoding myc proto-oncogene protein-like — translation MPGVLKSNSHCLGYSEIGKMAFSLDPEFMNLTPDDDLEDITNTLFDSLPLSQTTQSSEGLDSDNELPDNEAAVDLIKYLDSDNTDIEFQAGLDGLGNPNDLLTLNKYNRFRVSTRLDPFMGIGGQSSSSDSVGSRLDYDSDHLPLQQSLQQQRFSAWNTSPKVEEPSDILNKSGLASLFGITEDDQEDHIFPDTPSPSSRSGSGSGTGDDSDVDIETVTDNPRAADSCGYFTHDSSSSSPAGSPAPYKGKSSVMSAAARLSAETSLCKSSGFSSFGVSSSASLAENLMIGRTSHLGKRKMPKEKKSGYKSPTPSYTHILCNSNSVNFHDYAMSPGASTSSTETGRPTVMTKRIYKRKQTSVDSSDKEKQHHHNQLERNRRQKLADLFIDLRDEVPKIANQAKASKVVILNESTLYIRELQKHERKQEHDISVEQQKKEMLEKQLRHLKAKYQIDI, via the exons ATGCCGGGTGTTCTGAAGTCAAATTCTCATTGCTTAGGATATTCCGAAATCGGAAAGATG GCTTTTAGCTTAGATCCCGAATTCATGAACTTGACCCCTGATGACGATTTAGAGGATATCACCAATACTCTGTTTGATTCATTGCCACTGTCTCAAACTACACAAAGCTCAGAGGGCTTGGACAGTGACAATGAATTGCCTGACAATGAGGCAGCAGTGGACTTGATTAAATATCTTGATAGTGATAACACAGATATAGAGTTTCAAGCTGGCCTTGATGGGCTCGGCAACCCCAATGACCTTCTCACCCTTAACAAATACAACAGATTCCGTGTTTCCACTAGACTTGATCCATTCATGGGTATTGGAGgacaatctagttcttctgaTTCTGTAGGATCTCGTTTGGATTATGATTCAGATCATCTGCCCCTGCAACAATCTCTTCAGCAGCAGCGTTTCAGTGCTTGGAATACCTCACCAAAAGTTGAAGAACCCTCTGATATATTAAACAAGAGCGGTCTAGCCAGTTTGTTTGGGATTACCGAGGATGACCAAGAAGATCACATATTTCCAGACACACCATCCCCTTCCAGCCGCTCAGGATCAGGATCAGGCACGG gTGATGACAGTGATGTGGACATTGAGACAGTTACAGACAATCCCCGTGCTGCTGATTCCTGTGGATATTTTACTCACGATTCCTCTTCTTCGAGCCCAGCAGGATCACCAGCCCCTTACAAGGGCAAGTCCTCTGTCATGTCAGCTGCAGCTCGTCTCAGTGCAGAGACATCCCTCTGTAAATCTTCTGGGTTCTCTTCATTTGGGGTCTCTAGCTCTGCATCCCTTGCAGAAAATCTTATGATTGGGCGTACCAGTCATCTTGGCAAGAGGAAAATGCCTAAGGAAAAGAAAAGCGGCTACAAGTCACCCACACCATCCTACACTCACATTTTGTGTAATAGCAACAGTGTAAATTTTCACGACTATGCTATGAGTCCTGGTGCATCTACCTCCTCTACCGAAACTGGGAGGCCTACAGTTATGACCAAGAGGATTTACAAAAGGAAGCAAACTTCTGTGGATTCCTCCGACAAAGAAAAGCAGCACCATCACAACCAGCTTGAGAGAAATCGTCGTCAGAAGCTTGCAGATTTGTTCATTGACCTGAGAGATGAGGTTCCTAAAATAGCCAATCAGGCTAAGGCCTCTAAAGTGGTGATTTTAAATGAATCAACTTTATACATTCGTGAACTTCAAAAAcatgaacgtaaacaggaacaTGATATTTCCGtggaacaacaaaaaaaggaaatgttagAAAAACAGCTTCGGCACCTCAAGGCAAAATATCAAATagatatttaa